One window of Terriglobia bacterium genomic DNA carries:
- a CDS encoding ABC transporter permease, whose translation MKKIFYIVKREYITRVRTRLFLVGTILTPLIFVGIIFASFKFATMRSSDQKTLALVDESGRVTQLFTKSFQDKLADGRPAYVFENVPIDQPIADIQARLSKEVLAKKLDGYLLFSRDVLEDGKAEFHARNVSDLGERSVYTSTLSNVITGIRLRDQGVDPEKIESLTRRAKITLLKVSEAGDREDRGQSFMVTYVLVMILYTTILVYGITVMRSVIEEKTSRVVEVMLSAVSPSELMAGKIIGVSLVAMTQYLIWAASAALVSVYGLAFISTLAPNAVSYIPKIPLSVLAFFVMYFILGFVLFAALYAAIGAMVNNDQEAQQVQMPITVLVVIPILMMGLVMRSPDSSAAVSLSLVPFFTPILMFMRITVQMPPVLQILASIAIMLVSIVFFIWLSAKIYRVGILMYGKRPTLPELVRWLRYS comes from the coding sequence ATGAAGAAAATCTTCTACATCGTCAAGCGAGAGTACATCACCCGCGTCCGCACCCGGTTGTTTCTGGTGGGGACCATCCTCACGCCGCTGATTTTCGTTGGAATCATTTTCGCTTCCTTCAAGTTTGCCACCATGCGGTCTTCGGATCAAAAGACCCTGGCGTTGGTGGACGAGTCCGGACGTGTCACCCAGCTCTTCACCAAATCGTTTCAAGACAAACTGGCCGATGGACGGCCGGCCTACGTCTTTGAGAACGTTCCCATCGATCAACCCATTGCAGACATCCAGGCCAGGTTGTCGAAGGAAGTCCTTGCCAAGAAACTGGATGGCTACCTCCTGTTCAGCCGCGATGTTCTTGAAGACGGAAAAGCGGAATTTCATGCGCGCAACGTCAGCGATCTGGGGGAGCGGTCCGTTTACACATCGACTCTCAGCAATGTGATCACGGGAATCCGCCTGCGCGATCAGGGGGTGGATCCCGAAAAAATTGAGAGTCTCACACGCCGTGCGAAGATCACCCTCTTGAAGGTGAGTGAGGCCGGGGATCGCGAGGACCGTGGGCAGTCGTTCATGGTCACCTATGTGCTGGTCATGATTCTGTACACCACCATCCTGGTATACGGGATCACGGTGATGCGGAGTGTCATTGAAGAGAAGACTTCCCGCGTGGTGGAAGTCATGCTCTCCGCGGTGAGTCCCTCGGAGCTGATGGCCGGAAAGATCATTGGCGTGAGCCTGGTGGCGATGACTCAGTACCTCATCTGGGCAGCCTCCGCGGCGCTCGTTTCAGTTTATGGCCTGGCCTTCATTTCGACACTGGCCCCCAACGCGGTCAGCTATATCCCCAAAATACCCCTCTCCGTGCTGGCATTTTTCGTGATGTACTTTATTCTCGGATTCGTCCTTTTTGCCGCGCTTTATGCCGCCATCGGCGCCATGGTGAACAACGACCAGGAAGCACAACAAGTCCAGATGCCCATCACCGTGCTGGTGGTCATTCCCATTTTGATGATGGGCCTGGTGATGCGCTCTCCGGACAGCTCCGCGGCGGTGAGTCTCTCGCTTGTTCCCTTCTTTACGCCGATTCTCATGTTCATGCGGATCACCGTGCAGATGCCCCCGGTCCTGCAAATCCTCGCCTCCATTGCCATCATGCTGGTCAGCATTGTATTTTTCATCTGGTTGTCAGCCAAGATCTATCGCGTGGGGATTTTGATGTATGGCAAACGGCCAACACTGCCGGAGTTGGTTCGATGGTTGAGGTATAGTTAG
- a CDS encoding PEGA domain-containing protein produces MHRPIHWTSIFLAMALLLLPASIEAQQAPVAALTRPDVASLQKTLDQAKSEFDSNFKSAMDQVAALIKQLDEAIAAQQSLSAEERKVYEEALLLEARGNLRVLKNEAAADDFRKLLQLNPNFAAETLTPLENQTLEDIQQNEMGAIEVQGQPQGARISINQQEVGVLQPIAQRWRIFPGHYNVLIEKPDFAPERREFDLAAKQTLSWTDVQLLRLSLPLVLFFDQPSVEIWGGDKRLDTSRPLREVMRALAPPLAQFAQQQVTTSAWDPARTSAVVLPNFDVSTSREIGFKKECFLPETRRFEIPLDSLRKLNEQTPLWIDRTLSFISLQTNQGTLTVTSIPSPASVLLGGTSLGPTPLKQMVCAGKRVLVVRTADEGYEAPVEIVRDGTLSIEARLKPTLAVVVVDRAPAGDVAATHLAEIGDRLKASLDRFFVIPVKLPERDRELQRLNLTVETLQDAFHALDPLGQVQQPIPGALQQMARNFGASLLLLGFPEAGDQTTWVLLSIESNRLNVVRLRSSSSDEVVAALKQLNEPPHAEDAVFQPDIGLRTIDTNLPTAPLVVVRVWPASPAEQAGIRIGDMIRSVNGSKMETKQLQLAIAQAPLGTRFSMEIRTVDGSQRTAALATTKEPVLWSISPAGNNVFSEQFIARLRDALDDKKPSALDNLIRLNLAAALMRGDHYAEALNVLSRIVAGGFPSHSTGRITEATVLYLTGQCEETLGLKEKSKTTYEKAAQTNCEQCIVDSTDVEPASAAARRRLSVLGSTK; encoded by the coding sequence ATGCACCGACCGATTCATTGGACATCGATATTCCTGGCGATGGCACTGCTCCTCCTTCCGGCGTCGATTGAGGCCCAGCAAGCCCCCGTCGCCGCGCTGACCCGACCGGATGTCGCTTCGCTCCAAAAAACTCTGGATCAGGCCAAGTCAGAGTTTGATTCCAACTTCAAAAGCGCCATGGATCAGGTGGCGGCCTTGATCAAGCAGCTGGATGAGGCGATCGCCGCCCAGCAATCCCTGTCGGCGGAAGAGCGGAAGGTGTACGAAGAGGCGCTGCTCCTGGAGGCACGTGGAAATTTGCGCGTTTTGAAAAACGAGGCTGCCGCCGATGATTTTCGAAAATTGCTGCAGCTCAACCCCAATTTTGCCGCGGAGACACTGACGCCGCTGGAGAACCAGACTCTGGAGGACATCCAGCAAAATGAAATGGGGGCCATTGAGGTACAAGGGCAACCGCAGGGAGCGCGAATTTCGATCAATCAACAGGAGGTGGGCGTCCTCCAACCGATCGCCCAGCGGTGGAGGATCTTCCCCGGACATTATAACGTTTTGATCGAGAAGCCGGATTTTGCGCCCGAACGCCGTGAGTTTGACCTCGCCGCCAAACAGACCCTCTCCTGGACCGACGTCCAGCTCCTGCGGCTGAGTCTCCCCCTGGTCCTGTTCTTTGACCAGCCCTCCGTAGAAATCTGGGGCGGCGACAAACGACTCGACACTTCGCGCCCCCTTCGCGAGGTTATGCGAGCCCTGGCGCCACCCCTCGCGCAATTTGCACAGCAACAGGTCACAACCTCCGCGTGGGACCCTGCCCGCACCTCGGCCGTCGTCCTTCCCAATTTCGATGTCAGCACATCACGCGAAATCGGCTTCAAGAAGGAATGTTTCCTCCCCGAGACCCGCCGATTCGAAATTCCGCTCGACTCGCTGCGAAAGCTGAACGAACAGACCCCGCTGTGGATCGACCGCACCCTTTCATTCATCAGTCTCCAAACCAATCAGGGAACCCTGACGGTGACGTCCATCCCCTCGCCGGCCTCGGTTCTCCTGGGGGGAACTAGCTTGGGACCGACCCCTTTGAAACAGATGGTGTGCGCCGGTAAACGCGTGCTCGTGGTCCGAACGGCGGATGAAGGCTATGAAGCTCCTGTTGAAATTGTCCGGGACGGGACGCTTTCCATTGAGGCGCGGCTGAAACCGACCCTCGCCGTTGTGGTCGTTGACCGCGCGCCGGCAGGCGATGTGGCGGCCACCCATCTCGCGGAAATAGGTGATCGCCTCAAGGCATCTCTGGATCGCTTCTTTGTAATCCCCGTGAAGTTGCCGGAGAGGGACCGGGAACTCCAGCGTCTCAATCTGACGGTGGAAACGCTGCAAGATGCCTTTCATGCGCTGGATCCTTTGGGTCAGGTCCAGCAGCCGATACCCGGAGCCCTGCAACAGATGGCGCGGAACTTTGGAGCCTCATTGCTGCTGCTTGGGTTCCCGGAGGCGGGGGATCAAACCACCTGGGTGTTACTCTCCATCGAATCGAACCGCCTGAATGTCGTGCGGTTGCGAAGTTCCTCAAGCGACGAGGTGGTGGCCGCACTCAAGCAGCTGAACGAGCCGCCCCATGCCGAAGATGCTGTGTTCCAGCCGGACATCGGGCTGAGAACCATCGATACCAACCTTCCGACCGCTCCCCTGGTGGTGGTCCGGGTGTGGCCGGCATCGCCTGCAGAGCAAGCGGGAATTCGGATAGGAGATATGATTCGGTCTGTGAATGGGTCGAAGATGGAAACGAAACAACTTCAGTTGGCGATTGCACAAGCTCCTCTGGGAACCCGATTCTCCATGGAAATTCGAACCGTGGATGGAAGTCAGAGGACCGCTGCCCTGGCCACGACGAAGGAGCCTGTGTTGTGGTCGATATCGCCGGCTGGGAATAATGTCTTTTCAGAGCAATTCATCGCGCGCCTCCGGGACGCCCTGGATGACAAGAAGCCCTCGGCGCTCGACAACCTGATCCGCCTCAATCTCGCCGCGGCGCTGATGAGGGGCGACCATTACGCCGAAGCCCTGAACGTTCTCTCCCGGATCGTCGCCGGGGGATTCCCCAGCCACTCCACTGGCCGCATCACCGAGGCGACCGTCCTGTATTTGACGGGCCAGTGCGAAGAGACGCTGGGATTGAAGGAAAAATCCAAGACCACCTATGAAAAGGCGGCACAGACCAACTGCGAACAGTGCATCGTGGATTCAACGGACGTAGAACCCGCCTCCGCAGCCGCCCGCCGGCGACTGAGCGTGTTGGGAAGCACCAAGTGA